The nucleotide sequence GCGGCGTCCAGAGCAGAACCACCACGGGCACCTGATTGGACCGGGCGAGGACCTCGGACTCGAAGTTGGCCTCGGTCACCTCGACGCCGGCGGCACCCGCCGACGACGGCGTGGCGCCGCCGCCGCTGGGCGGCGGGGGCTGCTTGAGGGCCGAGAGGTCAACCGCTCCTGCCAACGCAGGGCCGATGGGGCGTGGTCGCGTCACGCCACCAATTTCATCACGCCGGTCAGGGCGCCGTCGGCGAGGCTGCGGTCGGAGCGGGCGGGCCGATGCGGTTGCCCCGGTCCGCCCACATGACGAAGATCACGCTGCCGAGGGGCACGATGCTGCCCAGCAACGCCAGGATCCACGTCCCGACGCTCCACTTCCGGGCGATGCCGACGAGGACGGCCGCCACGACGAAGCCGATGAAGATGCCGCCGTGGATGGGGCCGAACACCTTGACCCCGACCTCGGTCTGCGGGGATCCGAGGTACTTGAAGTACATCCCGATCAGTAGGCCGACCCAGCTGAACGCCTCGGCGATCGCGATCATCCGGAACCAGCCCGCAGCGCTGCGGACGTCGTAGTTCTGTGCCATGGCGCCATTGTGCCGCACCCGGCGCACAGCTACTACGCAGTGTCGTTGACGGGCGTCCGGCAACGTCGCCCCACGCCGGCCGTGATCAGGGCCGGCGCAGGATCAGTGCGTCGCCCTGGCCGCCGGCACCGCACAGCGCCGCCACGGCGTAGCGACCACCGGTGCGCTTGAGTTCCAGGGCGGCGTGCAGCGCCACGCGGGCACCGGACATCCCGATGGGGTGACCGATGGCGATGGCACCGCCGTTGGCGTTCACCTTGGCCGGGTCGACACCGAGTTCCTTCGTCGACGCCAGCGCCACCGCGGCGAAGGCCTCATTGAGTTCGATGACGTCGAGGTCGTCGACGCCGATGCCCTCCTTGGCGACCGCCTTCTTGACCGCGTTCGCCGGCTGGGACTGCAGCGTGGAGTCCGGGCCGGCGACGACGCCGTGCGCGCCGATCTCGACCAGCCACTCCAGGCCCAGCTCCTCGGCCTTCGCCTTGCTCATGACCACGACGGCGCACGCGCCGTCGGAGATCTGCGACGCCGAGCCGGCGGTGATGGTGCCGTCCTTGCGGAACGCGGGCCGCAGGCCGGCCAGCGAGTCCGCCGTGGTGTTCGCCCGGATGCCCTCGTCCTCGGCGAACTCGATCGCGTCACCCTTGCGCTGCGGGATGCTGACGGGCACCACCTCGTCAGCGAACAGCCCGTCCTTCCACGCGGCGGCCGCGCGCTGGTGCGACCCCGCGGCGTACTCGTCCTGCTCGGCGCGGCTGAACTGGTCGACGTCGTTGCGCTGCTCGGTGAGCGCGCCCATGGGCTGATCGGTGAACACGTCGTGCAGGCCGTCGTAGGCCATGTGGTCGAGCACCGTCACGTCGCCGTACTTGTACCCCGAGCGGCTGTCCATCAACAGGTGCGGCGCCTTGCTCATCGACTCCTGGCCGCCGGCCACCACGACCTCGAACTCGCCGGCGCGGATGAGTTGGTCGGCCAACGCGATGGCGTCGATCCCCGACAGGCACATCTTGTTGATCGTCAGGGCGGGGACGTCCCACGGGATCCCGGCGGCCACCGCGGCTTGGCGGGCCGGCATCTGTCCGGCTCCGGCCGTCAGGACCTGGCCCATGATCACGTAGTCGACCGCCGACGCCTCGACGCCGGCCTTGGCCAGCGCCGCCTTGATGGCAAAGCCGCCGAGGTCGCTGCCGGAGAAGTCCTTCAGCGAACCCATCAGCTTGCCCACCGGGGTGCGCGCCCCAGCAACGATCACCGACGTGGTCTTTCCCGACGTCATTCCCAACCTCCACGGATGTTTGACTAGACACTGGAACGGGAACTGTGTGGCCTATCACACATTCCA is from Mycolicibacterium grossiae and encodes:
- a CDS encoding DUF3817 domain-containing protein → MAQNYDVRSAAGWFRMIAIAEAFSWVGLLIGMYFKYLGSPQTEVGVKVFGPIHGGIFIGFVVAAVLVGIARKWSVGTWILALLGSIVPLGSVIFVMWADRGNRIGPPAPTAASPTAP
- a CDS encoding acetyl-CoA C-acetyltransferase, with translation MTSGKTTSVIVAGARTPVGKLMGSLKDFSGSDLGGFAIKAALAKAGVEASAVDYVIMGQVLTAGAGQMPARQAAVAAGIPWDVPALTINKMCLSGIDAIALADQLIRAGEFEVVVAGGQESMSKAPHLLMDSRSGYKYGDVTVLDHMAYDGLHDVFTDQPMGALTEQRNDVDQFSRAEQDEYAAGSHQRAAAAWKDGLFADEVVPVSIPQRKGDAIEFAEDEGIRANTTADSLAGLRPAFRKDGTITAGSASQISDGACAVVVMSKAKAEELGLEWLVEIGAHGVVAGPDSTLQSQPANAVKKAVAKEGIGVDDLDVIELNEAFAAVALASTKELGVDPAKVNANGGAIAIGHPIGMSGARVALHAALELKRTGGRYAVAALCGAGGQGDALILRRP